A genomic stretch from Oncorhynchus tshawytscha isolate Ot180627B linkage group LG07, Otsh_v2.0, whole genome shotgun sequence includes:
- the LOC112254297 gene encoding cytokine-inducible SH2-containing protein isoform X2, with amino-acid sequence MRTGSVSSPHCIHSNSPQWDPTKDLRTIANNTFYLDTSGWYWGAITAGQAHEALQAASEGAFLIRDSSHPLYMLTLSVRTARGPTSIRIQYSGARFLLDSSSPARPSLLSFPDVPSMVQYYVGPGRKVPQGKVEETHGGKPAQRTVQESTVLLKLKRALHKPQAFPSLQHLARLTINCSTDCPDQLPLPRPLVRFLQDYPFQV; translated from the exons ATGCGGACAGGGAGCGTCTCCTCCCCTCACTGCATTCACAGCAACTCTCCGCAGTGGGACCCCACAAAAGACCTGCGCACCATCGCCAACAACACATTCTACCTTGATACCTCAG GCTGGTACTGGGGAGCCATCACAGCAGGTCAGGCCCATGAAGCTCTGCAGGCAGCGTCAGAAGGGGCCTTTCTGATTCGAGACAGCAGCCATCCCCTGTACATGCTGACCCTGTCTGTTAGGACTGCCCGTGGCCCCACCAGTATACGCATCCAGTACAGTGGAGCCCGGTTTCTGCTAGACTCCAGCTCGCCAGCCCGACCCAGTCTTCTGTCCTTCCCTGATGTGCCGAGCATGGTGCAGTACTATGTGGGACCAGGGAGGAAGGTGCCGCAGGGGAAGGTGGAGGAAACTCATGGTGGCAAGCCTGCCCAGAGGACAGTTCAGGAGAGCACAGTACTGCTGAAGCTCAAGCGGGCCCTGCACAAGCCCCAGGCCTTCCCCTCCCTACAGCACCTTGCACGCCTCACCATCAACTGCAGCACAGACTGTCCTGACCAACTGCCTCTGCCACGACCACTGGTGCGCTTCCTGCAGGACTACCCGTTCCAGGTATGA
- the LOC112254297 gene encoding cytokine-inducible SH2-containing protein isoform X1 codes for MILCVQSPRPLLSGTPTEGHLGMRTGSVSSPHCIHSNSPQWDPTKDLRTIANNTFYLDTSGWYWGAITAGQAHEALQAASEGAFLIRDSSHPLYMLTLSVRTARGPTSIRIQYSGARFLLDSSSPARPSLLSFPDVPSMVQYYVGPGRKVPQGKVEETHGGKPAQRTVQESTVLLKLKRALHKPQAFPSLQHLARLTINCSTDCPDQLPLPRPLVRFLQDYPFQV; via the exons ATGATTCTTTGTGTTCAGAG CCCTAGACCACTGCTGTCTGGTACACCCACAGAGGGCCACCTAGGAATGCGGACAGGGAGCGTCTCCTCCCCTCACTGCATTCACAGCAACTCTCCGCAGTGGGACCCCACAAAAGACCTGCGCACCATCGCCAACAACACATTCTACCTTGATACCTCAG GCTGGTACTGGGGAGCCATCACAGCAGGTCAGGCCCATGAAGCTCTGCAGGCAGCGTCAGAAGGGGCCTTTCTGATTCGAGACAGCAGCCATCCCCTGTACATGCTGACCCTGTCTGTTAGGACTGCCCGTGGCCCCACCAGTATACGCATCCAGTACAGTGGAGCCCGGTTTCTGCTAGACTCCAGCTCGCCAGCCCGACCCAGTCTTCTGTCCTTCCCTGATGTGCCGAGCATGGTGCAGTACTATGTGGGACCAGGGAGGAAGGTGCCGCAGGGGAAGGTGGAGGAAACTCATGGTGGCAAGCCTGCCCAGAGGACAGTTCAGGAGAGCACAGTACTGCTGAAGCTCAAGCGGGCCCTGCACAAGCCCCAGGCCTTCCCCTCCCTACAGCACCTTGCACGCCTCACCATCAACTGCAGCACAGACTGTCCTGACCAACTGCCTCTGCCACGACCACTGGTGCGCTTCCTGCAGGACTACCCGTTCCAGGTATGA
- the LOC112254300 gene encoding twinfilin-2, translating to MFLVLVVTPELREFLARARGGAVRLIKVRIQDEQLVLGAFREPTQSWDQDYDHFLLPLLDDQEPCYILYRLDSQNAQGYEWIFISWSPDQSPVRQKMLYAATRATVKKEFGGGHVKDEMFGTVEEDICLEGYHRHVSSSSGPAPLTAAEQELRRIKINEGRVKQVKTETSVESKHQTLQGLAFPLQEEAKQALQQLAQKGINYIQLKLDTEKETIELVHSDPTETRELPCRVPTDTPRYHFFLYKHSHEGDYLESVVFIYSMPGYSCSIKERMLYSSCKSRLLDEVEKDYHLEVAKKMEIDSGDELTEEFLYDEVHPKQQAFKQAFAKPRGPAGKRGNKRLIKGPATRESRPES from the exons ATGTTTCTGGTTCTTGTTGTGACGCCGGAACTAAGGGAGTTCTTGGCCAGAGCAAGGGGTGGAGCTGTCCGCCTCATCAAGGTGCGGATCCAGGATG aacagctggtgcttggGGCATTCAGAGAGCCGACACAGAGCTGGGACCAGGACTATGACCACTTCCTACTTCCTCTGCTGGACGACCAGGAGCCTTGCTACATCCTGTACCGCCTCGACTCCCAGAATGCCCAGGGATACGAGTGGATCTTCATCTCCTGGTCTCCTGACCAATCTCCA GTGAGACAGAAGATGCTGTACGCTGCCACCCGTGCCACAGTGAAGAAAGAGTTTGGTGGTGGTCATGTGAAGGATGAGATGTTTGGCACAGTGGAG GAGGACATCTGTCTCGAGGGCTACCACCGTCACGTGTCCTCCAGCTCCGGCCCTGCCCCACTCACAGCTGCTGAACAGGAGCTGCGGAGAATCAAAATCAACGAG GGAAGGGTTAAGCAG GTGAAAACAGAGACCAGTGTGGAGAGTAAGCACCAAACACTGCAGGGCCTTGCTTTCCCACTGCAGGAGGAAGCCAAACAGGCACTACAACAACTTGCACAGAAAGGCATCAACTACATACAGCTG AAGttggacacagagaaagagactatAGAGCTGGTCCATTCTGACCCGACAGAGACCCGTGAGCTGCCTTGCAGGGTTCCCACGGACACGCCCAGATATCACTTCTTCCTCTATAAACACTCTCACGAAGGGGACTACTTGGAATCTGTTG tGTTCATCTACTCCATGCCAGGGTACAGCTGTAGCATTAAGGAGCGGATGCTGTACTCCAGTTGTAAGAGTCGACTGCTGGATGAGGTGGAGAAGGATTACCATCTGGAGGTTGCCAAGAAG ATGGAGATTGACAGTGGGGATGAGTTGACAGAGGAGTTCCTGTATGATGAGGTCCATCCTAAGCAGCAGGCTTTCAAGCAGGCCTTCGCCAAGCCTCGTGGCCCAGCAGGGAAGAGAGGCAACAAGCGTCTCATCAAGGGCCCAGCGACTAGGGAGAGCAGGccggagagctag